Proteins encoded within one genomic window of Gallus gallus isolate bGalGal1 chromosome 1, bGalGal1.mat.broiler.GRCg7b, whole genome shotgun sequence:
- the LOC112532808 gene encoding maestro heat-like repeat-containing protein family member 2B isoform X2 yields MERLRALRGLFACVGCMPRGTRRRARGRVASPVPACAVTLLLQRLQDKEGDRAQAYCELEHVLREGDSRPPCGVVNRLLAEVSQDLTAAQGVPDSVRMAASDVLVALARTHFSLVMAELQGHLKAVGEMSKEFVLVTLGKLFTSYAPQCIPFVWLMLAGLRSVVGWVRDGRTLRIACAVVKQWLEGVKVHLCSGKQCPWPAREMEQIYQNLSQLFFSVLRNWQDCKEEKDKQAVLGAVAAMMAVLLQEELCREHVWEQLLWLVHPYQEVQDTCRVTKSLIVFLEALEGVQSVIPKDKFLAITSAVFYQLSDDTKEHSEADRAELTHCILLQARICPEETVQFLQSQLGADREAGCVAALGLLAALARSDEPMMTEKLPQVVEAVQCLRSDPRIQVRRAVLHFIKDVLSANARSCSAWDVVGHIFSEFSRTTGRRAAGDLSAQEAQEEGALQELCMDILGSLDVSASGMTKLLWPRLLLYVVPAQYTGMLIPVSRCVQALAERGDLMVREIEDLDPHFLSSMFQGPLLTPQTLMARLLVVAGSPFAGSKLQAAALLLMLNLHSKIHRAVGAMWAAEIPLLLQCLQGKDESFPDSAEWEQRLLEFLRASLDTMEDEAWTKGLSCELSRWLSSSPSSSGEKSFLYKALGTVLGACKEVLHIQEKLLQHLEEANAEEPSEAQGMISLLSHAAESNFHTVLDTLTMFASRLCKGQKGRISRRKKMELDSRRAQATRSALILAHGSLALRASKEQLLARLEGDIVGNILLLYSCSCRDLQNTLALLQSITDFSSAFQAAGDSACFNPSLKGKLLEILTDLLKKYYLGTPVSPVPLKVVLALEQLSKLKPSLGGKDMCDLLILCCKIIVTHPSAEMMLKIRKSQQAARYLQLLQTSLKALGRLMVVLLETETTSGFFQNTVHRSMTSGNMWERKRALQTCSQLLAACEERGRGDACKHFGSLVGLLAPLTCDPMPTSRQLAVTCLSSLLRIQAKATNRVIQTGDIGSLCEGLNDRSTVCQLQTSSKIARIVCRSFSLEHTIDFMMAVKDTFRKAKGMRVRAAGKWMITFLQMHGKDICRDLDLSPIVYILRSCTSSLQHSTNMPFLCQAAAILTRCHADVTIDSFFHRR; encoded by the exons ATGGAGCGGCTGAGAGCCCTTCGAG gtCTCTTTGCCTGTGTGGGCTGCATGCCCAGAGGTACACGTCGCAGGGCCAGAGGCAGGGTGGCAAGCCCTGTCCCCGCCTGTGCCgtgactttgctgctgcagcgcctgcaagacaaggag GGTGACCGAGCGCAGGCGTACTGCGAGCTGGAGCACGTCCTGCGGGAAGGTGACAGCCGCCCGCCGTGCGGAGTGGTGAAccggctgctggctgaggtgtcCCAGGACCTGACGGCAGCCCAG GGCGTGCCTGACAGCGTGAGGATGGCTGCCAGCGATGTCCTGGTGGCTCTGGCCCGGACACACTTCAGCTTGGTGATGGCCGAGCTCCAGGGCCACCTGAAGGCCGTGGGGGAGATGTCCAAGGAGTTTGTGCTCGTCaccctgggcaagctgttcaCCAGCTACG ctccacagtgcatcCCCTTCGTGTGGCTGATGCTGGCCGGCCTGCGCAGTGTGGTGGGCTGGGTGAGAGACGGCAGGACCCTGCGCATTGCTTGTGCTG ttgtgaaaCAGTGGCTGGAAGGAGTCAAGGTTCACTTGTGCTCTGGAAAGCAATGCCCCTGGCCTGCCAGGGAGATGGAGCAGATCTACCAGAatctttcccagctcttcttCTCCGTGCTGAGGAACTGGCAGgactgcaaggaggaaaag gacaaacaggcGGTCCTCGGGGCTGTGGCCGCCATGATGGCTGTCCTCCTTCAAGAAGAGCTGTGCCGAGAGCACGTttgggagcagctcctctggctcGTGCACCCGTATCAGGAGGTCCAAGACACCTGCAGGGTGACCAAG AGCCTCATTGTCTTCCTGGAGGCCTTAGAGGGAGTTCAATCTGTCATCCCTAAGGACAAGTTTCTGGCCATCACCAGCGCCGTGTTCTACCAG CTCTCCGATGACACCAAGGAGCACAGCGAGGcggacagagcagagctgacccactgcatcctgctgcagg cccggaTCTGCCCAGAGGAAACGGTCCAgtttctgcagtcacagctgggcGCTGACAGGGAGGCTGGATGCGTGGCAGCCCTGGGTCTGCTCGCTGCTCTGGCTCGCTCTGATG AGCCCATGATGACAGAGAAGCTGCCCCAGGTTGTGGAGGCTGTGCAGTGTCTGCGCAGCGACCCCAGGATCCAG gtgaggagggcCGTTCTGCACTTCATCAAGGATGTGCTCAGTGCTAACGCccggagctgctcagcctgggatgtggtggggcaCATCTTCAGTGAGTTCAGCCGCACCACGGGAAGAAGG GCAGCCGGAGACCTTTCTGCCCAGGAAGCCCAGGAAGAAGGAGCTCTCCAAGAGCTGTGTATGGACATCCTGGGGTCACTGGATGTCTCTGCGAGCGGGATGACCAAA CTCCTGTGGCCACGGCTGCTGCTGTACGTGGTGCCAGCCCAGTACACCGGCATGCTGATCCCGGTCTCCCGCTGTGTCCAAGCgctggctgagagaggggacctGATGGTGCGGGAGATAGAAGACCTGGAtccccatttcctcagctccatGTTTCAAG gcCCACTGCTGACTCCCCAGACACTGATGGCACGCCTGTTG GTGGTGGCGGGGAGCCCTTTTGCAGGCAGCAAACTGCAAGCCGCTGCCTTGCTCCTCATGCTGAACCTCCACAGCAAaatccacagagctgtgggggccaTGTGGGCCGCTGAgatccccctgctgctgcagtgcctccaaG ggaaagatGAGAGCTTCCCGGACTCTGCAGAGTGGGAGCAGCGCCTCCTAGAG TTCCTGAGGGCGTCATTGGATACCATGGAGGATGAGGCCTGGACCAAGGGCCTGAGCTGCGAGCTGAGCcggtggctgagcagctctcccagcagctctggagaaaag TCCTTCCTGtacaaggctctggggacagtgctgggagcttgtAAGGAAGTCCTCCACATCCAAGAGAAGCTCCTGCAACACCTGGAGGAAGCAAATGCAGAGGAGCCTTCTGAGGCCCAG ggaatgatctctcttctcagccatgctgctgagagcaacTTCCACACAGTCCTGGACACACTCACCATGTTTGCGTCCAGGCTGTGCAAAGGCCAGAAGGGAAGGATTTCCAGACGCAAGAAG atggagctggacagcagaagagctcaggcCACCCGCAGCGCTCTCATCCTCGCCCACGGCAGCTTGGCACTGCGTGCCtccaaggaacagctgctcGCCCGCCTGGAGGGAGACATCGTGGgcaacatcctgctgctctacagctgcagctgccgg GACCTGCAGAACACGCTTgcgctgctgcagagcatcacggacttcagctctgccttccaagcAGCGGGTGACTCTGCCTGCTTTAACCCCTCCTTGAAGggcaagctgctggagatcctgACG GACTTGCTGAAGAAGTATTACTTGGGCACCCCAgtctccccagtgcccctcaAGGTGGTTCTGGCCCTGGAGCAGTTGAG CAAGCTGAAGCCTTCTTTAGGAGGCAAAGACATGTGTGACCTGCTGATTCTGTGCTGCAAGATTATTGTGACACACCCTTCAGCGGAGATGATGCTGAAGATCAGGaagtcacagcaagcagctcGGTACCTGCAG cttctgcaaacGTCACTGAAAGCTCTGGGCCGGCTCATGGTGGTCCTGCTCGAGACAGAGACCACCAGTGGCTTCTTCCAGAACACAGTCCAT AGATCAATGACGTCAGGCAACATGTGGGAGCGCAAGAGGGCCCTGCAGAcgtgctcccagctgctggctgcttgtgaAGAGCGTGGA agaggagatgccTGCAAGCACTTTGGCTCCTTGGTGGGATTGCTGGCGCCTCTGACGTGTGACCCCATGCCCACCTCCCGCCAGTTGGCTGTCACCTGTCTGAGCTCCCTTCTCCGAATCCAAG CCAAGGCGACCAACAGAGTCATCCAGACAGGAGACATCGGGAGCCTGTGTGAGGGGCTGAATGACCGCAGCACCGTCTGTCAGCTCCAGACCTCGTCCAAAATCGCGCGG attgtGTGCAGAAGCTTCTCCCTGGAACACACCATAGATTTCATGATGGCCGTCAAGGACACCTTCCGGAAGGCCAAAGGAATGCGTGTGCGTGCTGCTGGGAAGTGGATGATCACCTTTCTGCAGATGCACGGAAAGGACATCTGTCGGGAT CTTGACCTTTCACCGATCGTCTACATCCTGCGCAGCTGCACGTcgtccctgcagcacagcacgaACATGCCATTCCTGTGCCAGGCGGCGGCCATCCTCACCCGCTGTCACGCAGACGTCACAATTGACAGCTTCTTCCACAGGCGTTGA
- the LOC112532808 gene encoding maestro heat-like repeat-containing protein family member 2B isoform X1, whose translation MERLRALRGLFACVGCMPRGTRRRARGRVASPVPACAVTLLLQRLQDKEGDRAQAYCELEHVLREGDSRPPCGVVNRLLAEVSQDLTAAQGVPDSVRMAASDVLVALARTHFSLVMAELQGHLKAVGEMSKEFVLVTLGKLFTSYAPQCIPFVWLMLAGLRSVVGWVRDGRTLRIACAVVKQWLEGVKVHLCSGKQCPWPAREMEQIYQNLSQLFFSVLRNWQDCKEEKDKQAVLGAVAAMMAVLLQEELCREHVWEQLLWLVHPYQEVQDTCRVTKSLIVFLEALEGVQSVIPKDKFLAITSAVFYQLSDDTKEHSEADRAELTHCILLQARICPEETVQFLQSQLGADREAGCVAALGLLAALARSDEPMMTEKLPQVVEAVQCLRSDPRIQVRRAVLHFIKDVLSANARSCSAWDVVGHIFSEFSRTTGRRAAGDLSAQEAQEEGALQELCMDILGSLDVSASGMTKLLWPRLLLYVVPAQYTGMLIPVSRCVQALAERGDLMVREIEDLDPHFLSSMFQGPLLTPQTLMARLLVVAGSPFAGSKLQAAALLLMLNLHSKIHRAVGAMWAAEIPLLLQCLQGKDESFPDSAEWEQRLLEFLRASLDTMEDEAWTKGLSCELSRWLSSSPSSSGEKSFLYKALGTVLGACKEVLHIQEKLLQHLEEANAEEPSEAQGMISLLSHAAESNFHTVLDTLTMFASRLCKGQKGRISRRKKMELDSRRAQATRSALILAHGSLALRASKEQLLARLEGDIVGNILLLYSCSCRPLALPAVERMFFSLGPQDLQNTLALLQSITDFSSAFQAAGDSACFNPSLKGKLLEILTDLLKKYYLGTPVSPVPLKVVLALEQLSKLKPSLGGKDMCDLLILCCKIIVTHPSAEMMLKIRKSQQAARYLQLLQTSLKALGRLMVVLLETETTSGFFQNTVHRSMTSGNMWERKRALQTCSQLLAACEERGRGDACKHFGSLVGLLAPLTCDPMPTSRQLAVTCLSSLLRIQAKATNRVIQTGDIGSLCEGLNDRSTVCQLQTSSKIARIVCRSFSLEHTIDFMMAVKDTFRKAKGMRVRAAGKWMITFLQMHGKDICRDLDLSPIVYILRSCTSSLQHSTNMPFLCQAAAILTRCHADVTIDSFFHRR comes from the exons ATGGAGCGGCTGAGAGCCCTTCGAG gtCTCTTTGCCTGTGTGGGCTGCATGCCCAGAGGTACACGTCGCAGGGCCAGAGGCAGGGTGGCAAGCCCTGTCCCCGCCTGTGCCgtgactttgctgctgcagcgcctgcaagacaaggag GGTGACCGAGCGCAGGCGTACTGCGAGCTGGAGCACGTCCTGCGGGAAGGTGACAGCCGCCCGCCGTGCGGAGTGGTGAAccggctgctggctgaggtgtcCCAGGACCTGACGGCAGCCCAG GGCGTGCCTGACAGCGTGAGGATGGCTGCCAGCGATGTCCTGGTGGCTCTGGCCCGGACACACTTCAGCTTGGTGATGGCCGAGCTCCAGGGCCACCTGAAGGCCGTGGGGGAGATGTCCAAGGAGTTTGTGCTCGTCaccctgggcaagctgttcaCCAGCTACG ctccacagtgcatcCCCTTCGTGTGGCTGATGCTGGCCGGCCTGCGCAGTGTGGTGGGCTGGGTGAGAGACGGCAGGACCCTGCGCATTGCTTGTGCTG ttgtgaaaCAGTGGCTGGAAGGAGTCAAGGTTCACTTGTGCTCTGGAAAGCAATGCCCCTGGCCTGCCAGGGAGATGGAGCAGATCTACCAGAatctttcccagctcttcttCTCCGTGCTGAGGAACTGGCAGgactgcaaggaggaaaag gacaaacaggcGGTCCTCGGGGCTGTGGCCGCCATGATGGCTGTCCTCCTTCAAGAAGAGCTGTGCCGAGAGCACGTttgggagcagctcctctggctcGTGCACCCGTATCAGGAGGTCCAAGACACCTGCAGGGTGACCAAG AGCCTCATTGTCTTCCTGGAGGCCTTAGAGGGAGTTCAATCTGTCATCCCTAAGGACAAGTTTCTGGCCATCACCAGCGCCGTGTTCTACCAG CTCTCCGATGACACCAAGGAGCACAGCGAGGcggacagagcagagctgacccactgcatcctgctgcagg cccggaTCTGCCCAGAGGAAACGGTCCAgtttctgcagtcacagctgggcGCTGACAGGGAGGCTGGATGCGTGGCAGCCCTGGGTCTGCTCGCTGCTCTGGCTCGCTCTGATG AGCCCATGATGACAGAGAAGCTGCCCCAGGTTGTGGAGGCTGTGCAGTGTCTGCGCAGCGACCCCAGGATCCAG gtgaggagggcCGTTCTGCACTTCATCAAGGATGTGCTCAGTGCTAACGCccggagctgctcagcctgggatgtggtggggcaCATCTTCAGTGAGTTCAGCCGCACCACGGGAAGAAGG GCAGCCGGAGACCTTTCTGCCCAGGAAGCCCAGGAAGAAGGAGCTCTCCAAGAGCTGTGTATGGACATCCTGGGGTCACTGGATGTCTCTGCGAGCGGGATGACCAAA CTCCTGTGGCCACGGCTGCTGCTGTACGTGGTGCCAGCCCAGTACACCGGCATGCTGATCCCGGTCTCCCGCTGTGTCCAAGCgctggctgagagaggggacctGATGGTGCGGGAGATAGAAGACCTGGAtccccatttcctcagctccatGTTTCAAG gcCCACTGCTGACTCCCCAGACACTGATGGCACGCCTGTTG GTGGTGGCGGGGAGCCCTTTTGCAGGCAGCAAACTGCAAGCCGCTGCCTTGCTCCTCATGCTGAACCTCCACAGCAAaatccacagagctgtgggggccaTGTGGGCCGCTGAgatccccctgctgctgcagtgcctccaaG ggaaagatGAGAGCTTCCCGGACTCTGCAGAGTGGGAGCAGCGCCTCCTAGAG TTCCTGAGGGCGTCATTGGATACCATGGAGGATGAGGCCTGGACCAAGGGCCTGAGCTGCGAGCTGAGCcggtggctgagcagctctcccagcagctctggagaaaag TCCTTCCTGtacaaggctctggggacagtgctgggagcttgtAAGGAAGTCCTCCACATCCAAGAGAAGCTCCTGCAACACCTGGAGGAAGCAAATGCAGAGGAGCCTTCTGAGGCCCAG ggaatgatctctcttctcagccatgctgctgagagcaacTTCCACACAGTCCTGGACACACTCACCATGTTTGCGTCCAGGCTGTGCAAAGGCCAGAAGGGAAGGATTTCCAGACGCAAGAAG atggagctggacagcagaagagctcaggcCACCCGCAGCGCTCTCATCCTCGCCCACGGCAGCTTGGCACTGCGTGCCtccaaggaacagctgctcGCCCGCCTGGAGGGAGACATCGTGGgcaacatcctgctgctctacagctgcagctgccgg cccttggCCCTTCCCGCAGTTGAAagaatgttcttctctcttgggcCTCAGGACCTGCAGAACACGCTTgcgctgctgcagagcatcacggacttcagctctgccttccaagcAGCGGGTGACTCTGCCTGCTTTAACCCCTCCTTGAAGggcaagctgctggagatcctgACG GACTTGCTGAAGAAGTATTACTTGGGCACCCCAgtctccccagtgcccctcaAGGTGGTTCTGGCCCTGGAGCAGTTGAG CAAGCTGAAGCCTTCTTTAGGAGGCAAAGACATGTGTGACCTGCTGATTCTGTGCTGCAAGATTATTGTGACACACCCTTCAGCGGAGATGATGCTGAAGATCAGGaagtcacagcaagcagctcGGTACCTGCAG cttctgcaaacGTCACTGAAAGCTCTGGGCCGGCTCATGGTGGTCCTGCTCGAGACAGAGACCACCAGTGGCTTCTTCCAGAACACAGTCCAT AGATCAATGACGTCAGGCAACATGTGGGAGCGCAAGAGGGCCCTGCAGAcgtgctcccagctgctggctgcttgtgaAGAGCGTGGA agaggagatgccTGCAAGCACTTTGGCTCCTTGGTGGGATTGCTGGCGCCTCTGACGTGTGACCCCATGCCCACCTCCCGCCAGTTGGCTGTCACCTGTCTGAGCTCCCTTCTCCGAATCCAAG CCAAGGCGACCAACAGAGTCATCCAGACAGGAGACATCGGGAGCCTGTGTGAGGGGCTGAATGACCGCAGCACCGTCTGTCAGCTCCAGACCTCGTCCAAAATCGCGCGG attgtGTGCAGAAGCTTCTCCCTGGAACACACCATAGATTTCATGATGGCCGTCAAGGACACCTTCCGGAAGGCCAAAGGAATGCGTGTGCGTGCTGCTGGGAAGTGGATGATCACCTTTCTGCAGATGCACGGAAAGGACATCTGTCGGGAT CTTGACCTTTCACCGATCGTCTACATCCTGCGCAGCTGCACGTcgtccctgcagcacagcacgaACATGCCATTCCTGTGCCAGGCGGCGGCCATCCTCACCCGCTGTCACGCAGACGTCACAATTGACAGCTTCTTCCACAGGCGTTGA